A genomic stretch from Verrucomicrobiia bacterium includes:
- a CDS encoding sigma-70 family RNA polymerase sigma factor, which translates to MPEEKLEPLYDAHAAALFAYALQLTRSETEARDVLQEVFMRLARREILPADLRDARAFLLRMTHHVVVDTVRRRDSRRRTEDAMATEPVALFAPTIDPDEAAFREALANALRELPPDQRAVVHLKLWEGLTFEQIATLLDLSPNTAASRFRYGIDKLRTLLRPLYQEIR; encoded by the coding sequence ATGCCTGAGGAAAAACTTGAACCGCTCTACGACGCGCACGCCGCAGCGCTGTTCGCGTATGCGCTTCAGTTGACCCGCTCGGAGACCGAGGCGCGGGACGTGCTGCAGGAGGTCTTCATGCGGCTGGCCCGGCGGGAGATCCTGCCTGCGGATCTCCGCGACGCCCGGGCCTTTCTCCTTCGCATGACGCACCATGTGGTGGTGGACACCGTGCGGCGGCGGGACTCCCGCCGCCGGACGGAGGACGCCATGGCCACGGAGCCAGTTGCGCTGTTTGCTCCGACCATTGATCCGGACGAAGCCGCCTTCCGCGAGGCGCTCGCCAACGCCCTGCGGGAGCTGCCGCCCGACCAGCGGGCCGTGGTGCACCTCAAGCTCTGGGAGGGCCTGACTTTCGAGCAGATCGCCACCCTGCTGGATCTGTCCCCCAATACGGCGGCGAGCCGCTTCCGCTACGGAATAGACAAACTGCGGACGCTGCTGCGTCCTCTTTACCAGGAAATCCGATGA
- a CDS encoding HEAT repeat domain-containing protein: MNHRRWSLFLLLAMLGTLGWWLLARHQSRPSVLRWNGQSAEYWIGRLSYHDLEGAEVSAEEFLFSAGPEVVPVLTSGLQKHDHWIYDQWHALYFKLGQWQRYFSLPVNRAGYRANCARGLGLIGPPASAAVPNLKVALRDPNPEVRRASLGALGRITRGTSGVTELLVAGLADPDPHHRLACLWALKHCLPGHPKAAEALRGIMVDPDSNFRAIAAEALGRDITSAHLNFPLLTNALHDSSLAVRMRAARSLARLPGDRTGSADALRFALETKLSSRSNDLDILILIGALSDLGPDARSAKPLLLRLSQTNDASGDYALIGLGRLEPADPRWTEELVLRLELSSTGDPFGVAWELGRRGEFARDALPALGRLATMTNNARLQTMAATSAWRIDPASPEPFSLLSNYLSPTSVFGRYEIVRLLGELGPAGRPAAPALRRLLYSRGIMMHDYAREALESVAPDILENPWN; this comes from the coding sequence ATGAACCATAGGCGATGGTCCCTGTTCCTCCTCCTGGCCATGTTGGGCACTCTAGGCTGGTGGCTCCTGGCGCGCCATCAGAGCCGACCTTCGGTTCTCCGCTGGAACGGTCAGTCGGCCGAATATTGGATCGGACGTTTGAGTTACCACGACCTCGAAGGTGCCGAAGTATCGGCAGAAGAGTTCCTGTTTTCGGCAGGCCCGGAGGTGGTTCCCGTTTTGACCAGCGGGCTGCAGAAGCATGACCATTGGATCTACGACCAGTGGCACGCCCTCTACTTCAAACTGGGGCAATGGCAGCGCTATTTCTCCTTGCCGGTTAACCGGGCGGGCTACCGGGCCAATTGCGCCCGTGGCCTGGGACTGATCGGGCCTCCGGCCTCTGCTGCGGTGCCAAACCTGAAGGTAGCGCTTCGAGACCCGAATCCGGAGGTTCGCAGGGCGAGCCTTGGCGCCCTGGGACGGATTACGCGTGGGACTTCGGGGGTGACCGAACTGTTGGTCGCCGGTTTGGCGGACCCCGATCCCCATCACCGCCTGGCTTGTCTTTGGGCATTGAAGCATTGCCTGCCAGGGCATCCCAAGGCGGCCGAGGCCCTGCGCGGAATCATGGTGGATCCCGATTCCAACTTTCGCGCCATCGCGGCCGAGGCGCTCGGGAGGGACATCACCTCGGCGCACCTGAATTTCCCGCTGCTCACCAACGCCCTCCACGACTCCAGCCTGGCAGTGCGGATGCGCGCCGCCCGCAGCCTTGCCCGGCTCCCGGGCGACCGCACCGGCTCAGCGGACGCCTTGCGGTTCGCCTTGGAGACCAAATTATCGTCAAGGAGCAATGACCTCGACATTCTCATCCTGATCGGTGCGCTAAGCGACTTAGGACCGGACGCCCGTTCGGCGAAACCCCTCCTGCTCCGCCTAAGCCAAACCAACGACGCCTCCGGAGACTACGCACTCATCGGGCTGGGGCGCCTCGAACCGGCTGATCCGCGCTGGACTGAAGAACTGGTGCTGCGTTTGGAACTGTCCAGCACGGGGGATCCCTTCGGCGTGGCCTGGGAACTGGGTCGACGCGGAGAATTCGCCCGCGACGCCCTGCCCGCCTTGGGGAGGCTGGCAACAATGACCAACAACGCCCGTCTGCAAACCATGGCGGCCACCTCCGCATGGCGCATCGATCCCGCCTCGCCGGAGCCCTTCAGCCTCCTGAGCAATTATTTATCCCCGACCTCCGTTTTCGGACGTTACGAAATCGTTCGTTTACTGGGCGAGCTGGGGCCGGCCGGCCGGCCCGCGGCTCCCGCCCTGCGGCGCCTGCTCTACAGCCGCGGAATCATGATGCACGACTATGCACGGGAGGCCCTGGAGTCCGTAGCGCCGGATATTCTCGAGAATCCGTGGAATTAA
- a CDS encoding alpha-galactosidase yields MRLVHCIPRSLRFTPLLFLPAWMPEAVRAADWLVHPVTTPSAVTRSADGGQLTLANGLIQRTFKTAPNLATISLRNLTSGAEYVRAIRPEAIVTLNGRRWAVGGLEGQPDHSYLSPAWLPSLTAGTNAFRFSGHRLGAIEARYPWEPRYGATPAAWPPKGTRLTLDFQAPEDVGELQGVTVAVHYEMYDGLPLLAKWVTVSNAGPDAVTVNALEAEVLAVTPDQRDRLLVDCDESLPSRVDWVADPDWPTFVATNPGDARFLPRSREYLLRCSYLLGPSAWVPPGGHFQSFRVHELLLEDDDRERTGLAHRRMYRTLTPQVTENPIFLHLRNSDSESIRRGVDQCVAVGFEMVILTFWSGFDMESEDPEYIARIRADFDYAHSRGIKIGGYVLLCTTASKGPDHDAIDPATHKPDGSLCLGSGYTDAYFEKLYRFMDATGMDVIETDGPYHGYACESRSHRHHRGVEDSIWVQWARQREFYRACLERRIYINSPEWYFFEGSNKCPMGYREENWSLPRELQIVIGRQNIYDGTWHKTPSMGWMMLPLTEYHGGGPAATIEPLSRHLDAYGAHLAQNFGSGVIACYRGPRLFDTGETRDLVRHWTAFYKRHRDILNSDIIHVRRPDGRDIDCMLHVNPGLAERGLAMVYNPLDTPVTRTLDLPLYYTGLTGKASIRREEDAPALYSLDARGVATIPLEMAPRSATWLVIKDSNGGP; encoded by the coding sequence ATGCGCCTCGTTCACTGCATCCCAAGAAGCCTCCGCTTCACGCCGCTCCTGTTCCTGCCCGCCTGGATGCCCGAAGCCGTCCGGGCCGCTGACTGGCTGGTGCATCCGGTGACCACCCCGTCCGCGGTGACCCGGAGCGCGGACGGCGGACAGCTCACCCTGGCCAACGGGCTGATCCAACGGACTTTCAAGACCGCCCCCAACCTGGCAACCATCAGCCTTCGCAACCTGACCTCCGGAGCGGAGTACGTGCGCGCGATCCGCCCGGAGGCCATCGTGACCTTGAACGGCCGCCGATGGGCAGTCGGTGGGCTCGAGGGGCAGCCCGACCACAGCTATCTTTCGCCCGCCTGGCTCCCCTCGCTGACCGCCGGCACCAACGCCTTCCGGTTTTCCGGACATCGCCTTGGCGCCATCGAGGCGCGCTATCCATGGGAGCCACGCTATGGTGCCACCCCTGCAGCCTGGCCGCCGAAGGGAACGCGCCTGACGCTCGACTTTCAGGCTCCAGAGGATGTGGGGGAATTGCAGGGCGTCACCGTCGCCGTCCACTACGAGATGTACGACGGACTGCCCCTTCTCGCCAAATGGGTGACCGTGTCGAACGCCGGCCCTGATGCGGTGACCGTGAACGCCCTGGAGGCGGAGGTGCTCGCCGTGACGCCCGACCAGCGGGACCGCCTGCTGGTGGACTGCGACGAAAGCCTGCCCTCCAGGGTGGACTGGGTCGCGGATCCGGACTGGCCCACCTTCGTGGCCACCAATCCCGGGGACGCCCGCTTCCTGCCGCGCTCCAGAGAGTATCTGCTGCGCTGCAGCTACCTCCTCGGCCCGTCCGCGTGGGTCCCGCCTGGCGGCCACTTTCAGTCCTTCCGCGTTCATGAACTCCTCCTCGAAGACGACGACCGGGAACGCACCGGACTGGCCCACCGGCGGATGTACCGGACCCTGACGCCCCAGGTCACCGAGAACCCGATCTTCCTGCATCTGCGCAACTCCGATTCCGAGTCCATCCGGCGCGGCGTGGATCAATGTGTCGCGGTCGGATTCGAAATGGTCATTCTCACGTTCTGGAGCGGATTCGACATGGAGAGCGAGGACCCGGAATACATCGCCCGCATCCGGGCCGATTTCGACTACGCCCACAGCCGCGGCATCAAGATCGGAGGTTACGTCCTGCTGTGCACCACCGCCTCCAAGGGCCCGGATCACGACGCCATTGACCCGGCGACCCACAAGCCGGATGGCAGCCTCTGCCTGGGCTCGGGCTACACCGACGCCTATTTCGAGAAGCTGTACCGATTCATGGACGCCACGGGAATGGACGTCATCGAAACGGATGGTCCGTATCACGGCTATGCCTGCGAATCGAGGTCCCACCGCCATCATCGCGGCGTGGAGGACTCGATCTGGGTGCAGTGGGCACGGCAACGCGAATTCTACAGGGCCTGCCTGGAGCGGAGGATCTACATCAATTCACCCGAATGGTATTTTTTTGAGGGCAGCAACAAGTGTCCGATGGGATACCGGGAGGAAAACTGGAGCCTGCCCCGCGAACTGCAGATTGTCATCGGCCGGCAGAACATCTACGACGGCACCTGGCACAAGACCCCGAGCATGGGCTGGATGATGCTGCCGCTGACCGAATATCATGGCGGGGGTCCGGCGGCGACGATCGAGCCGCTGTCCCGGCATCTGGACGCCTATGGCGCCCACCTGGCCCAGAATTTCGGCAGCGGGGTGATCGCGTGCTACCGGGGGCCGCGGCTTTTTGACACCGGGGAAACACGCGACCTCGTGCGTCATTGGACCGCCTTCTACAAGCGGCACCGTGACATTCTCAATTCCGACATCATCCACGTCCGACGTCCCGACGGCCGGGACATTGACTGCATGCTGCACGTCAATCCCGGCCTCGCCGAGCGCGGTCTGGCGATGGTGTACAATCCGCTCGACACCCCGGTGACCCGGACCCTCGATCTGCCGCTCTACTACACCGGTCTCACCGGGAAGGCATCCATCCGCCGGGAGGAGGATGCTCCGGCACTGTACTCCCTGGATGCGAGGGGCGTCGCGACGATTCCGCTGGAAATGGCCCCCCGAAGCGCCACCTGGTTGGTCATCAAGGATTCCAACGGAGGTCCGTAG
- a CDS encoding transglutaminase family protein: MNFVPLNLTVRIGCRIVYETTVPTPILFVLRPRFDERQMVCSEKLSFGYGLPAYEFQDALGNLIHRAMLVPGSNEICHDALVAVSSLPDAQGQGRTPTPLNWLPTDLLRYTLPSRYCDSDKLRDFAWRQFGNTLHGAERVQAICDWLHRNIEYRFASGRPDLSASEVLERRYGVCRDFAHCAIALCRAFNLPARYVTGHLPDIGFTDPGTPMDFHAYFEVYLDGSWFNFDARFNVPRIGRIKVAHGLDAVDGALSTIYGEAKLAYFEVWAYQVNPMEVSVGDPVDLSKRLDGTTAVRMN, encoded by the coding sequence GTGAACTTCGTCCCCCTGAATCTCACCGTGCGCATCGGCTGCCGGATCGTGTATGAGACCACGGTGCCAACCCCGATCCTGTTTGTCCTGCGACCGCGGTTTGATGAACGCCAGATGGTGTGCTCCGAAAAGCTGAGCTTCGGTTACGGCCTGCCCGCCTATGAGTTTCAGGATGCGCTCGGCAACCTGATCCACCGTGCGATGTTGGTGCCGGGCTCGAATGAGATCTGCCACGATGCGCTGGTCGCGGTGTCGTCCCTGCCGGATGCGCAGGGTCAGGGGCGGACGCCCACACCGCTGAACTGGCTGCCGACGGATCTCCTGCGGTACACGCTGCCGAGCCGGTACTGCGACTCCGACAAGCTGCGGGACTTCGCCTGGCGGCAGTTCGGGAACACCCTCCACGGCGCGGAGCGCGTTCAGGCCATTTGTGACTGGCTGCACCGCAACATTGAGTACCGTTTCGCCTCCGGGCGGCCGGACCTTTCGGCGTCCGAGGTGCTGGAACGGCGCTACGGGGTGTGTCGTGACTTTGCCCACTGCGCCATTGCGCTGTGCCGCGCGTTCAACCTGCCTGCGCGTTACGTGACCGGGCACCTGCCGGACATCGGCTTCACCGACCCGGGCACGCCGATGGATTTCCACGCCTATTTCGAGGTCTATCTCGATGGCTCGTGGTTCAATTTCGATGCGCGTTTCAATGTGCCCCGGATCGGCCGGATCAAGGTCGCCCATGGTCTGGATGCCGTGGACGGCGCGCTCTCCACCATCTATGGCGAAGCCAAGCTCGCGTACTTCGAGGTCTGGGCCTACCAGGTGAACCCGATGGAAGTTTCCGTGGGGGATCCGGTGGATCTTTCCAAGCGCCTCGATGGCACCACGGCCGTCCGAATGAACTGA
- a CDS encoding type II secretion system protein GspG produces the protein MLRGLFFTGILVVTLGALAWAFENWRGERAWQAKVREYAAKGDPLDAPLGGTASVPADQDVFATPLLRPLREYDVVGQEIRWRDTNGVARVDAMTLPRLNTDNMELTDGRTPLASWQEALRETGQFPLPATPGTPASDVLIALDRWKAELEELEAASHRPMARFRTGSEGDLEAYLKFLGRAKSFSGLLQLRSAARLSAGDSNRALADIEFNERWARLMDSEPLMISHLVAIAIETIGTRMAWEGLADHRWNDEQLQRLQALFAARRPRENLARVLRGELRFGLSYMESWLGAAPSTAGSPDTDATPGPAHPATRLPRGWVRQNQISLVRYHELLAARCARWIAGDLPDAQIGEGPVEQLKREGPAIYTTLTLMLAPALERTMEKADRLLTISRMAEIACALERYRLANGGYPETLEALKPTLMSEVPSDPCTGKPFQYRRTGDATFQLYSLGLNGRDDGGRFVRDDTSNDWVWPVAVPMDRKERMF, from the coding sequence ATGCTGCGTGGCCTGTTCTTCACAGGAATCCTGGTCGTCACGCTCGGTGCACTGGCCTGGGCCTTCGAGAACTGGCGCGGCGAACGTGCCTGGCAGGCCAAGGTCCGCGAGTACGCCGCCAAGGGCGATCCCCTTGATGCCCCCCTCGGCGGAACCGCAAGCGTGCCGGCGGACCAGGATGTGTTCGCGACGCCGCTCCTGCGCCCGTTGCGGGAGTACGACGTGGTGGGCCAGGAGATTCGTTGGCGCGACACAAACGGGGTGGCCCGCGTGGACGCCATGACGCTGCCCCGGTTGAACACGGACAATATGGAGTTGACCGATGGTCGAACGCCGCTCGCCTCGTGGCAGGAGGCTCTTCGCGAAACGGGACAGTTTCCACTGCCCGCAACGCCGGGCACTCCGGCATCCGATGTCCTCATCGCACTGGATCGTTGGAAGGCGGAACTGGAGGAGCTCGAAGCCGCCTCGCACCGTCCGATGGCACGCTTCCGAACGGGGTCCGAGGGGGATCTCGAGGCCTACCTCAAGTTTCTGGGGCGCGCAAAGTCCTTCAGCGGTCTCCTGCAGCTCCGAAGTGCCGCACGACTGAGCGCCGGGGATTCCAACAGGGCGTTGGCCGACATCGAGTTCAACGAGCGCTGGGCACGCCTCATGGATTCCGAGCCCCTCATGATCAGCCACCTGGTGGCCATTGCCATCGAAACCATCGGGACACGAATGGCCTGGGAGGGCCTGGCGGACCATCGTTGGAATGACGAACAGCTCCAGCGCCTTCAGGCCTTGTTTGCCGCGCGACGTCCGCGGGAGAATCTGGCTCGCGTGCTCCGGGGCGAACTCCGATTTGGATTGAGCTACATGGAATCGTGGTTGGGTGCGGCACCGTCCACCGCCGGTTCCCCGGACACCGATGCAACCCCCGGGCCGGCTCACCCAGCCACGCGGCTTCCCAGGGGCTGGGTTCGTCAAAACCAAATTTCCCTCGTTCGCTACCACGAACTGCTGGCCGCGCGCTGCGCCCGGTGGATTGCCGGAGACCTGCCCGACGCACAGATCGGCGAAGGCCCGGTGGAACAATTGAAGCGGGAGGGTCCGGCGATCTACACCACGCTGACTCTCATGCTGGCACCCGCCCTGGAGAGGACCATGGAAAAGGCTGACCGCCTGCTCACCATCTCCCGAATGGCCGAGATTGCCTGCGCCCTGGAGCGCTACCGCCTGGCGAACGGAGGCTATCCCGAAACTCTGGAAGCTCTGAAGCCTACGCTGATGTCCGAGGTGCCGTCCGACCCGTGCACCGGGAAGCCCTTCCAGTACCGCCGCACCGGGGACGCCACTTTCCAATTGTACTCGCTGGGCCTGAACGGCCGCGATGACGGAGGCCGGTTCGTCCGCGACGACACCAGCAACGACTGGGTGTGGCCGGTGGCCGTGCCCATGGACCGCAAGGAGCGGATGTTCTGA